Proteins co-encoded in one Marinomonas sp. IMCC 4694 genomic window:
- a CDS encoding DUF5062 family protein, with protein sequence MKKIKNEIALSKKAIQVGENYALKRGYEGFSATMSANEKTEAIYRLLVLDKLIVALPADKEDLPSMKHKLALWIQKLLPKDDPLLA encoded by the coding sequence ATGAAGAAAATTAAAAACGAAATAGCATTGAGCAAAAAAGCCATTCAAGTGGGCGAAAATTACGCGTTGAAGCGTGGCTATGAGGGCTTTTCAGCTACCATGTCGGCGAATGAAAAAACCGAAGCCATTTACCGTTTGTTGGTGTTGGATAAGTTGATTGTGGCTCTGCCTGCTGACAAAGAAGACCTGCCGAGCATGAAGCACAAATTGGCGTTGTGGATTCAAAAGTTGTTGCCAAAAGACGATCCTTTATTGGCTTAG
- a CDS encoding GntR family transcriptional regulator: MNNLISIKSATLSEDIAQQLSNAIVQGHIPQGSKISEPELAKQYGVSRGPLREAIVKLEGLGLVTRTANVGARVIQLNIQDMLDTFTMREALEGMAARLAAHNMPADEVLKLYALLDKHQAHLDNNKDDHYLQQGGNDDFHQRIIHASQNVKLIRLLTEELYAVIRMYRRHTADQRSDPRQALREHRAILDAIANHEGDLAELLMRRHISRASQLLKLAMEHTALASH; this comes from the coding sequence ATGAATAACCTTATTTCCATCAAATCTGCCACGCTTTCTGAAGACATTGCTCAGCAGCTGAGCAATGCGATCGTACAAGGGCATATCCCCCAAGGCAGCAAAATCTCTGAGCCAGAACTGGCTAAGCAATATGGCGTGTCTCGTGGCCCCTTACGAGAAGCGATTGTTAAATTGGAAGGGCTGGGCTTGGTCACTCGTACCGCTAATGTGGGTGCGCGAGTAATACAGCTGAACATTCAAGACATGCTCGATACCTTTACCATGCGCGAAGCGTTGGAAGGCATGGCCGCTAGGTTAGCGGCCCATAACATGCCGGCCGATGAAGTACTCAAGTTATACGCCCTACTCGATAAACACCAAGCACACCTAGACAACAACAAAGACGACCATTATTTACAACAAGGCGGTAATGACGATTTTCACCAGCGCATTATTCACGCCAGCCAAAACGTCAAATTAATTCGCCTTTTGACCGAAGAATTGTATGCCGTGATTCGTATGTATCGTCGACATACCGCCGATCAACGCAGCGACCCACGCCAAGCATTGCGAGAACACAGAGCCATCTTAGATGCCATCGCCAATCACGAAGGTGATTTGGCTGAGTTACTCATGCGCCGCCATATTAGCCGCGCAAGTCAACTCTTAAAGCTAGCGATGGAGCACACCGCCCTCGCTTCTCATTAA
- a CDS encoding SDR family NAD(P)-dependent oxidoreductase, whose amino-acid sequence MSSFYTLVIGASSKIAQAAIQQFEAHPDCLGVFAVSRSLPPETATSKTHWLTGDYTEQAIDKVCKEIAPYAGKITKVLVCNGVLHDDSMMPERKLEDIRASQLEAMLHTNTIIPMLWLSKLLPLLKGEHATQIALFSARIGSISDNKTGGWYSYRASKAALNMLIQTSSIEYARRAKNVKLIAFHPGTTDTPLSKPFQRSVPEGKLFTPEFVASQLLFIMNNVEMNNKAAYLDWNNQPISW is encoded by the coding sequence ATGTCATCATTTTACACGCTGGTTATCGGCGCCAGCAGCAAAATTGCACAAGCCGCCATTCAGCAGTTCGAAGCACATCCAGATTGCCTTGGTGTTTTTGCGGTCAGTCGATCTTTACCCCCTGAAACGGCGACCTCAAAAACACACTGGCTGACAGGCGATTACACCGAACAAGCCATCGATAAAGTGTGTAAGGAAATCGCCCCTTACGCGGGTAAAATAACGAAAGTATTGGTGTGCAATGGTGTATTGCACGACGATAGCATGATGCCAGAACGGAAACTGGAAGACATTCGCGCCTCTCAACTGGAAGCAATGTTACACACCAATACTATTATTCCCATGTTGTGGCTGAGCAAACTCTTGCCCTTGTTAAAAGGCGAGCATGCGACTCAAATCGCGTTGTTTAGCGCCCGCATCGGCAGTATTTCAGACAACAAAACAGGCGGCTGGTACAGTTATCGAGCGTCTAAAGCCGCACTCAACATGCTCATTCAGACCAGTTCAATTGAATACGCGCGCCGCGCCAAAAATGTAAAGCTGATTGCCTTTCACCCCGGCACCACAGACACGCCCTTGTCTAAGCCATTTCAACGTTCGGTGCCAGAAGGAAAGTTGTTTACTCCTGAGTTTGTCGCCTCGCAACTGCTGTTCATTATGAACAACGTCGAAATGAACAACAAAGCGGCTTACCTTGATTGGAATAATCAGCCGATTAGTTGGTAA
- the prpC gene encoding 2-methylcitrate synthase yields MAKILSGAGLRGQSAGETALCTVGKAAAGLTYRGYDIDVLADKASFEEVAYLLLYGALPNRHELHDYEQKLMSLRSLPEELKAVLELIPSTAHPMDVMRTGCSFLGNLEPELPFEKQPLLALHAADRLVATLPAMVVYWYRFTHDGVRVNTHNAHVPSLAAHFLTMLHDIAPSELHTKVMNASLILYAEHEFNASTFTARVCASTLSDMHSCITGGIGSLRGPLHGGANEAAMDMIEAWQTADEAEAALMQKLANKEKVMGFGHAIYSERDPRNDIIKKWSKKLSEDMGDDHLYEVSERCEAVMWREKKLFCNADFFHASAYRFMGIPTKLFTPIFVCSRVTGWAAHVMEQRANNRIIRPSADYIGPDHSEWIDIDHRP; encoded by the coding sequence ATGGCTAAAATACTTTCAGGCGCTGGACTACGTGGTCAAAGCGCCGGTGAAACCGCACTCTGTACCGTTGGTAAAGCGGCCGCCGGTTTAACCTATCGCGGCTACGACATTGACGTGCTGGCCGACAAAGCCAGCTTTGAAGAAGTCGCCTATTTATTATTGTATGGCGCCCTACCAAACCGTCACGAATTGCACGACTACGAACAGAAACTGATGAGCTTACGCAGCTTACCCGAGGAGCTCAAAGCCGTGCTAGAGCTGATTCCTAGCACCGCACACCCGATGGATGTGATGCGAACAGGCTGCTCTTTTTTAGGCAATCTTGAACCAGAATTACCCTTTGAAAAACAACCGTTATTGGCTTTACACGCGGCGGATCGCTTAGTGGCGACCTTACCTGCCATGGTAGTGTATTGGTATCGATTTACCCACGATGGCGTTCGCGTTAATACTCACAATGCCCATGTGCCCTCGTTGGCGGCGCACTTTTTGACTATGCTGCACGACATAGCCCCCAGTGAATTGCACACAAAAGTCATGAACGCCTCGTTGATTTTGTACGCAGAGCACGAATTCAACGCATCTACCTTTACCGCTCGCGTGTGCGCATCGACCTTGTCTGACATGCACTCCTGCATTACCGGTGGCATCGGCAGCTTACGCGGGCCCTTACATGGTGGTGCAAACGAAGCGGCCATGGACATGATTGAAGCATGGCAAACCGCAGACGAAGCGGAAGCGGCACTCATGCAAAAACTTGCCAACAAAGAAAAAGTCATGGGCTTTGGGCACGCTATTTACAGCGAACGCGACCCACGTAACGACATCATCAAAAAATGGTCTAAAAAACTCAGCGAAGACATGGGCGACGATCACTTGTACGAGGTCTCAGAACGCTGCGAAGCCGTTATGTGGCGCGAGAAAAAACTCTTTTGTAACGCCGACTTTTTCCACGCCAGCGCGTACCGTTTTATGGGCATTCCGACCAAGTTATTCACGCCCATTTTCGTCTGCTCTCGCGTTACTGGCTGGGCCGCTCATGTGATGGAGCAGCGCGCTAACAATCGCATTATTCGTCCAAGCGCCGATTACATTGGGCCAGATCATTCCGAGTGGATCGACATCGACCACCGCCCATAA
- a CDS encoding ABC transporter substrate-binding protein, translating into MMGKKIGMLTLALSAVSVSVHAANVEVIHWWTSGGEQKAVTVFADEYNKLGGDSWVDSAVALGENARALTMQRILGGDAPGAAQFNTSRQFEELIEEGLLLDLTPIAKKEGWLQFIRPTSVLDPCMKDGGIYCVPVNIHSNQWLWTNKKVFADAGLQEPTTWKEFLQVAPKLRAAGVIPLALGGQAWQERHLFDVVMIGTTDKAFWSQIWDKKDPEAASGDTMRGVFETFGALRQFIDQGSPGRNWNDATNMVITGKAATQVMGDWARGEFSAANLKADVDYGCIPGPSIKPYLTLAGDAFIFPKTDDADLENAQFKMASMMLSPQVQAKFNNAKGSLPVRDDVDMSLADACMKKGLKLLENTDATFAPANVYITADTNGQVDDLITTFWNEPDMSVDTALTIFAGIIDDAE; encoded by the coding sequence ATGATGGGCAAAAAAATTGGAATGTTGACGTTGGCGCTAAGTGCTGTGTCTGTATCGGTACACGCAGCCAATGTGGAGGTGATTCACTGGTGGACATCGGGCGGCGAGCAAAAAGCGGTGACGGTATTTGCGGATGAATACAACAAATTGGGCGGTGACAGCTGGGTCGATTCTGCCGTTGCCTTGGGAGAAAACGCTCGTGCTCTTACTATGCAGCGTATTCTGGGTGGCGATGCCCCTGGCGCAGCGCAGTTCAATACGTCTCGTCAATTTGAGGAGTTAATCGAAGAAGGGTTGTTGCTGGATTTAACGCCGATAGCGAAAAAAGAAGGTTGGCTGCAATTTATTCGTCCCACTAGCGTATTGGATCCTTGTATGAAAGACGGTGGCATTTATTGTGTGCCAGTCAATATTCATTCCAACCAATGGTTATGGACCAACAAAAAAGTGTTTGCTGATGCGGGTTTGCAAGAGCCAACCACCTGGAAAGAATTTTTACAAGTGGCGCCTAAGTTACGTGCTGCAGGCGTTATTCCCTTGGCGCTTGGTGGGCAAGCATGGCAAGAGCGTCACTTGTTTGATGTGGTGATGATAGGCACAACCGATAAGGCATTTTGGAGCCAAATATGGGACAAAAAAGACCCAGAGGCCGCATCGGGCGACACGATGCGCGGGGTATTTGAGACTTTCGGTGCTTTGCGTCAGTTTATTGACCAAGGTTCGCCAGGTCGCAATTGGAATGATGCCACCAATATGGTTATTACAGGTAAAGCAGCCACACAGGTCATGGGCGACTGGGCACGCGGTGAATTTTCAGCGGCAAATTTAAAAGCCGATGTGGATTATGGCTGTATTCCGGGCCCCTCTATTAAGCCGTATTTAACCTTAGCGGGCGATGCATTCATCTTCCCCAAAACAGACGATGCTGACCTCGAAAATGCGCAATTCAAAATGGCGTCTATGATGCTTAGTCCTCAGGTTCAAGCCAAATTCAATAACGCCAAAGGTTCCTTGCCAGTGCGTGATGATGTGGACATGTCATTGGCCGATGCCTGCATGAAAAAAGGCCTCAAACTGCTCGAAAACACCGACGCTACGTTTGCGCCCGCGAACGTTTACATCACCGCAGACACCAATGGTCAGGTGGATGATCTTATTACAACCTTCTGGAATGAGCCGGATATGAGCGTAGATACAGCATTAACCATTTTTGCTGGCATCATTGACGACGCGGAATAA
- a CDS encoding glycine--tRNA ligase: MPAKTMDELVSLCKRRGFIFQGSEIYGGMQGAYDYGPLGIELKNNLKAAWWRSMVYERDDVEGLDAAIVQNKHVYKYSGHEDTFTDPMVDCHECKSRLRADHMKDIKVCDNCGSTNVTEPRDFNLMFKTNVGPMVNEESYTYLRPETAQGIFTNFKNVVDSTSRTLPFGIAQIGKSFRNEITPRNFIFRVREFEQMELEFFCKPGEDEKWHEFWVGARKQWWLDQGLSAENIEFEYVTGDDLSHYSKSTVDILYRFPHGLEELEGVANRTDYDLGSHTKAQDEFDITAKVKKNEHSTAKLAIRDLEANKWEIPFCIEPSAGLDRGLLAVMTEAYTEEALPNGTTRTVLKFKPHLAPIKVAIMPLKKNKPEIVALAKELKNKLQKLGLGRILYENTGNVGKGYRRHDEVGTPICVTVDFDSIEKEGAPVTVRDRDTMEQIVVNAADLPAYVINYFINQN; encoded by the coding sequence ATGCCAGCTAAAACAATGGATGAACTCGTCTCCCTATGTAAACGTCGTGGATTTATTTTCCAAGGCAGTGAAATCTACGGTGGTATGCAAGGCGCTTACGATTACGGTCCGCTAGGTATTGAATTAAAAAACAACCTAAAAGCCGCGTGGTGGCGTTCGATGGTTTACGAACGTGATGACGTAGAGGGGTTGGATGCAGCGATAGTCCAAAACAAACACGTTTACAAATATTCTGGTCATGAAGACACCTTCACTGACCCAATGGTTGATTGCCATGAATGTAAATCTCGTTTGCGCGCCGACCACATGAAAGACATCAAAGTCTGTGATAACTGTGGTTCGACCAATGTAACAGAACCTCGTGACTTCAACTTGATGTTTAAAACCAACGTCGGCCCAATGGTAAACGAAGAGTCGTACACGTACCTTCGTCCAGAAACCGCACAAGGTATTTTTACTAACTTCAAAAACGTTGTGGATTCGACTTCTCGCACCTTGCCTTTTGGTATTGCACAAATTGGTAAATCTTTCCGTAACGAAATTACGCCGCGTAACTTCATCTTCCGTGTTCGTGAATTCGAACAAATGGAATTGGAATTCTTCTGCAAGCCAGGTGAAGATGAAAAGTGGCATGAATTCTGGGTAGGTGCGCGTAAACAGTGGTGGTTGGATCAAGGTCTATCAGCAGAGAATATCGAGTTTGAATACGTGACTGGCGACGATCTTTCGCATTATTCAAAATCGACTGTGGATATCTTGTACCGTTTTCCACATGGTTTGGAAGAGCTTGAAGGTGTGGCCAACCGTACCGATTACGACTTGGGTTCTCATACCAAAGCGCAAGATGAATTCGATATCACCGCGAAAGTGAAAAAGAACGAACATTCTACGGCGAAGTTGGCGATTCGTGACCTTGAAGCGAACAAATGGGAAATTCCATTCTGTATCGAACCTTCTGCCGGTCTTGATCGTGGTTTACTTGCCGTGATGACAGAAGCCTACACAGAAGAAGCGCTGCCAAACGGTACGACTCGTACTGTGTTGAAATTTAAGCCGCATTTGGCGCCGATCAAAGTCGCTATCATGCCGCTGAAAAAGAACAAGCCTGAGATTGTTGCGCTAGCGAAAGAGTTGAAAAACAAGCTTCAAAAACTGGGCTTGGGTCGTATTCTTTATGAAAACACCGGCAACGTAGGGAAAGGCTACCGTCGCCATGACGAGGTCGGTACGCCTATTTGCGTGACCGTAGACTTTGATTCCATCGAAAAAGAAGGCGCCCCCGTGACCGTTCGTGACCGTGACACCATGGAACAAATCGTTGTGAACGCAGCGGACCTTCCTGCTTATGTAATTAACTATTTTATTAACCAAAATTAA
- the prpB gene encoding methylisocitrate lyase, whose amino-acid sequence MTTLSAGARFRHAVATQSPLQVVGAVNAYCAMMAEQSGHHAIYLSGGGVANASYGLPDLGMTDLHDVLEDVRRITSATPLPLLVDIDTGFGGAFNITRTVQQMERAGAAAVHIEDQVQQKRCGHRPNKAIVSQDEMVDRVKACVDARVDANFVIMARTDALAVEGMESAIERAIACVEAGADMIFPEAMITLEQYKEFVAAVNVPVLANITEFGATPLFSREELGTAGVDLVLYPLSAFRAMNKAALNVYQHLLIDGHQRNVVDSMQTRNELYEFLNYHEYENKLDALFSVKKNL is encoded by the coding sequence ATGACAACACTTTCAGCTGGCGCCCGTTTTAGACACGCCGTTGCAACTCAATCCCCCTTACAAGTGGTCGGCGCTGTGAATGCTTACTGCGCCATGATGGCAGAACAAAGTGGCCATCATGCCATTTATTTATCCGGTGGCGGCGTGGCAAACGCTTCCTACGGTCTACCGGATCTGGGCATGACTGATCTACACGATGTGCTGGAAGATGTTCGTCGTATCACCTCAGCCACCCCATTGCCCTTGCTGGTCGACATCGATACCGGCTTTGGCGGCGCTTTTAATATCACACGAACCGTTCAACAAATGGAACGAGCCGGCGCCGCGGCGGTTCATATTGAAGATCAAGTACAGCAAAAACGCTGTGGCCATCGTCCCAATAAAGCCATCGTCAGCCAAGACGAAATGGTCGATCGAGTGAAAGCCTGCGTCGACGCCAGAGTCGACGCCAATTTCGTTATTATGGCGCGCACCGATGCCCTTGCGGTTGAAGGCATGGAGTCGGCGATTGAGCGTGCTATCGCCTGTGTAGAGGCCGGGGCCGACATGATTTTCCCCGAGGCCATGATCACCTTGGAGCAATACAAAGAATTTGTGGCCGCGGTCAATGTGCCGGTGTTGGCCAACATCACCGAATTTGGTGCCACGCCATTATTCAGCCGAGAAGAGCTGGGTACCGCGGGGGTGGATCTTGTGCTGTATCCATTGAGTGCCTTTAGAGCAATGAACAAAGCGGCGCTCAATGTCTATCAGCACCTTTTAATTGACGGCCACCAGCGCAATGTGGTCGACAGCATGCAAACTCGCAACGAATTGTATGAATTTCTTAACTATCATGAATACGAGAACAAGCTAGACGCCCTTTTTTCAGTCAAAAAAAACCTGTAA
- the prpD gene encoding 2-methylcitrate dehydratase produces MSNNVDINNRPDYDQVIQDIADYVIHFKVDSQEALDTARNCLMDTLGCGLLALRFPECTKHLGPIVQGTVVPNGARVPGTSLSLDPVKAAWDIGCIIRWLDYNDTWLAAEWGHPSDNLGGILAVADHLSQVRLSNGESPLTMREVLDAMVMAHEIQGVIALENSFNRVGLCHVLLVRVASVAVVTKMMGGDREQIMAAISQAWVDGSALRTYRHAPNAGSRKSWAAGDATSRAVRLADMSMRGEMGIPGVLTAPQWGFYDVSFSKTNKDQAIKPEAQRQFSFSQDYGTYVMENILFKISFPAEFHAQTAAEAAVTLHPQVKDRLADIEKIVIRTHESAIRIISKSGPLANAADRDHCLQYMAAVPLAFGNLIAEHYEDDFHAQNPIIDALRNKMDIVEDKRFTAEYLEADKRSIANAIQVFFKDGSHTEEVVVEYPVGHRRRREEGIPLLEQKFKNNLATRFPHRQCNQIFTLCKDQTALENTPVNRFMDLFVIA; encoded by the coding sequence ATGAGCAACAACGTAGACATAAACAACCGCCCAGATTACGACCAAGTCATTCAGGACATTGCGGATTATGTGATCCACTTTAAAGTCGACAGCCAAGAAGCCCTAGACACCGCCCGTAACTGCCTGATGGACACCCTAGGCTGTGGTTTGTTGGCCTTGCGTTTCCCTGAATGCACCAAGCATTTGGGCCCTATTGTCCAAGGTACTGTTGTACCCAATGGCGCGCGCGTGCCAGGCACTTCGCTGTCGCTCGACCCAGTAAAAGCCGCTTGGGACATCGGTTGTATTATTCGCTGGTTGGATTACAACGACACTTGGCTGGCAGCAGAGTGGGGGCACCCTTCTGATAACTTAGGCGGCATTTTGGCCGTGGCGGATCACCTTTCACAAGTGCGCTTATCCAACGGAGAAAGTCCACTGACCATGCGCGAAGTATTAGATGCCATGGTCATGGCACACGAGATTCAAGGCGTTATCGCTCTGGAGAACTCGTTTAATCGCGTGGGTTTATGTCACGTTTTATTAGTACGCGTCGCTTCCGTGGCGGTGGTGACTAAGATGATGGGGGGGGATCGCGAGCAGATCATGGCGGCGATTTCACAAGCTTGGGTCGATGGCTCAGCCCTTCGCACTTACCGTCATGCACCGAACGCCGGTTCACGTAAGTCTTGGGCCGCGGGCGATGCCACGTCACGCGCGGTACGTTTGGCCGACATGTCGATGCGCGGTGAGATGGGCATTCCTGGCGTATTAACCGCGCCTCAGTGGGGTTTTTACGACGTATCTTTCTCAAAAACCAACAAAGATCAAGCGATCAAACCGGAGGCACAACGTCAGTTTTCGTTCTCTCAAGATTACGGCACCTACGTGATGGAAAACATCCTATTTAAGATTTCTTTCCCAGCAGAATTTCATGCACAAACTGCGGCCGAAGCGGCTGTCACTTTGCATCCACAAGTCAAAGACCGTTTGGCGGACATTGAAAAAATCGTCATTCGTACGCACGAATCAGCGATTCGTATTATTTCTAAATCCGGTCCTTTGGCCAACGCCGCCGACCGCGACCATTGCTTGCAATACATGGCCGCCGTGCCCTTGGCATTTGGTAACCTGATTGCCGAGCATTACGAAGATGATTTCCATGCTCAAAACCCCATCATCGACGCATTGCGCAACAAGATGGACATCGTCGAAGACAAGCGCTTCACGGCTGAATACCTAGAAGCGGATAAGCGATCTATTGCTAACGCGATTCAAGTCTTCTTTAAAGATGGCAGCCATACCGAAGAAGTCGTAGTGGAATACCCCGTAGGCCATCGTCGTCGCCGTGAAGAAGGCATTCCCTTGCTTGAACAGAAATTTAAAAACAACTTGGCGACCCGTTTTCCACATCGTCAGTGCAACCAAATCTTCACTTTATGTAAAGACCAAACGGCATTGGAAAACACGCCCGTTAACCGCTTTATGGACTTGTTCGTTATCGCATAA
- a CDS encoding thiol-disulfide oxidoreductase DCC family protein: protein MLTLFYDGLCPLCVAEMNMLRSLDSLQKLRLEDIHADDFTDKYPHIDPVEADKVLHGQLANGQIITGLDVTCLAWKLVGKHKWMQVLRWPLIRFFADKTYLFFARYRHQISSFVSGRPRCEPCKKDQCDL, encoded by the coding sequence ATGCTAACCCTATTTTACGATGGTCTTTGCCCCCTCTGCGTCGCTGAGATGAACATGTTACGGTCATTGGACTCCCTACAAAAGCTGCGCTTAGAAGACATTCATGCCGATGATTTCACCGACAAATACCCACACATCGATCCGGTTGAGGCCGACAAAGTCCTACATGGTCAATTAGCCAATGGCCAAATAATCACCGGCTTGGATGTGACTTGTCTGGCGTGGAAACTGGTGGGTAAACATAAGTGGATGCAAGTACTGCGCTGGCCATTGATTCGTTTTTTTGCGGATAAGACCTACTTATTCTTCGCACGTTATCGCCATCAGATCTCGTCGTTTGTGAGTGGTAGACCCCGTTGTGAGCCCTGCAAAAAAGATCAGTGTGACCTTTAA
- a CDS encoding DUF3429 domain-containing protein, with protein sequence MKPSYTFLTTLLGSLGVIPFATATYLNWQNETFLGWSGHELFSTYSAMILSFLSGALWGQLVHKQVSTFGKWLLLSTKLIALAAWLALLMHTTALAIALLLLGFMSIFWLEVRANTLIQPSHSHYFNMRFVITLVVCVLHLLMLYPHY encoded by the coding sequence ATGAAACCTTCTTATACCTTTTTGACCACATTATTGGGCTCATTAGGTGTTATTCCCTTTGCGACAGCCACTTATCTAAACTGGCAAAATGAGACTTTTTTGGGTTGGTCCGGCCATGAGCTGTTCAGCACTTACAGCGCGATGATTTTAAGTTTTTTGAGCGGTGCGCTTTGGGGTCAGCTGGTGCACAAACAGGTGTCGACGTTTGGAAAATGGCTTTTACTGTCCACTAAACTTATTGCCTTGGCAGCTTGGTTAGCGCTACTTATGCACACGACCGCTTTGGCTATCGCTCTTTTGTTGTTAGGTTTTATGAGCATTTTTTGGTTAGAAGTACGCGCCAACACACTCATCCAACCGTCTCATTCACATTATTTTAACATGCGCTTTGTGATCACTCTTGTGGTCTGTGTACTGCACCTATTGATGCTTTATCCACACTATTAA
- a CDS encoding LacI family DNA-binding transcriptional regulator, with protein MSTINEVASAAGVSKATVSRVLSGTTPVKEETRARILAAIETLGYSPNQAARSLASNKSFTVGVVASSVESGYYGPSVGAIERTLRRFDRHVIIASGYKTLIGEQDAVDFLIKRQVDALVLVTNWLSPEQILEINKRCSVFVMNQHFPGDRGKNISFDNFKGGHLALDYLLGRGYRKIAIVSGPLWKDDANQRHQGCLKALSDKGLVPFWHQEGSFERSDGTRHMEAILALPERPDAVFFANDEMTIAALRVCYQQGVKVPEDMAIMGFDDSELANYYSPSITTIRMPLADMAQATAKLLMKRIYGANLEVKAAFEPTLVVRESA; from the coding sequence ATGAGCACCATTAATGAAGTAGCCAGTGCGGCTGGCGTGTCTAAGGCGACGGTTTCACGTGTTTTGAGTGGCACCACACCTGTTAAAGAGGAAACTCGAGCTCGTATTTTGGCCGCCATAGAAACACTGGGTTATAGCCCAAATCAGGCGGCTCGCTCGTTGGCGTCCAATAAGTCTTTTACGGTTGGTGTGGTGGCCAGCTCGGTTGAAAGCGGGTATTACGGCCCGTCTGTTGGTGCCATTGAACGCACTCTGCGTCGATTTGATCGTCACGTTATCATTGCCAGTGGATACAAAACGCTCATCGGTGAGCAAGATGCGGTTGATTTTCTGATAAAGCGACAAGTTGATGCTTTAGTATTGGTAACAAATTGGCTTTCTCCGGAGCAAATATTAGAGATTAACAAGCGTTGCTCGGTGTTTGTGATGAATCAGCATTTCCCCGGCGATCGTGGTAAAAACATCAGTTTTGACAACTTTAAAGGGGGGCATTTGGCGCTGGATTATTTGCTGGGTCGTGGGTACAGGAAAATCGCTATTGTCAGTGGTCCGCTTTGGAAAGACGATGCCAATCAGCGTCACCAGGGTTGTCTAAAAGCGTTATCTGATAAAGGCTTAGTGCCTTTTTGGCATCAAGAAGGAAGCTTTGAGCGCAGCGATGGTACCCGTCATATGGAAGCGATTTTGGCTTTGCCAGAGCGCCCCGACGCGGTGTTTTTTGCCAATGATGAAATGACGATTGCGGCGTTACGTGTGTGTTATCAGCAAGGGGTAAAGGTCCCTGAGGATATGGCGATTATGGGGTTTGATGATTCAGAATTAGCCAACTACTATTCCCCTAGCATTACCACGATCCGAATGCCTTTGGCGGATATGGCGCAAGCCACGGCTAAGCTTTTAATGAAACGAATTTATGGCGCAAACCTAGAGGTTAAAGCGGCTTTTGAGCCCACACTCGTGGTTCGAGAATCGGCTTAG
- a CDS encoding carbohydrate ABC transporter permease, translated as MDERSNSSQSSQCITPTRSGRKLQLSAVLASVPMAIVALGIFVICVAYSVVLSFTKSKLFPNLNWVGLDQYDRLWGSARWLTSVENLMLYGVLFIILCLLSGFLMAVFLDQKVRFESGFRTLFLYPYAMSLVVTGLVWQWMMEPSLGIQNVVQKLGWESFQFAPLVDSDYAIYGVLIAAVWQSSGLVMALMLAGLRGVDGEIWKAARIDGIPTWKIYLFIVVPMLRPVVITSVVLLAVGVVRVYDLIVAQTGGGPGMATEMPAKFVIDHLTGRSNVGLGMAAATMMLLPVLVVIGPWIYREYVRPAKR; from the coding sequence ATGGATGAGAGAAGCAATTCCTCCCAATCGTCTCAATGCATTACCCCCACTCGAAGCGGCCGCAAACTACAACTGTCGGCGGTGTTGGCCAGTGTGCCCATGGCAATAGTCGCGCTAGGTATTTTTGTTATTTGTGTTGCCTATTCTGTGGTCTTGTCGTTCACCAAGTCTAAGCTGTTCCCTAATCTCAATTGGGTTGGATTAGATCAATACGACCGCTTATGGGGCAGTGCCCGCTGGCTTACGTCGGTTGAAAACCTCATGCTCTATGGTGTGTTGTTTATTATTTTATGTCTGCTTTCGGGCTTTCTTATGGCGGTATTTTTAGATCAAAAAGTACGCTTTGAAAGCGGTTTTAGAACACTGTTTTTATACCCCTATGCCATGTCTCTTGTTGTAACCGGTTTGGTTTGGCAATGGATGATGGAGCCTTCGCTTGGGATCCAGAATGTGGTGCAAAAGCTGGGGTGGGAGTCGTTTCAATTTGCGCCGCTGGTGGATTCGGATTATGCCATTTATGGGGTGCTCATTGCGGCGGTGTGGCAATCGTCTGGTTTGGTGATGGCGCTGATGTTAGCGGGTTTACGTGGCGTTGATGGCGAGATTTGGAAAGCCGCTCGTATTGATGGGATTCCAACGTGGAAGATCTACCTATTTATTGTTGTACCTATGTTGCGTCCTGTGGTGATTACCTCCGTGGTGTTGTTGGCGGTGGGTGTGGTACGCGTGTATGACTTAATTGTGGCGCAAACGGGGGGGGGACCGGGCATGGCAACTGAAATGCCGGCCAAATTTGTGATTGATCATTTAACCGGACGCAGCAATGTAGGCTTGGGAATGGCAGCGGCTACCATGATGTTATTGCCTGTATTAGTGGTGATTGGCCCTTGGATTTATCGCGAATATGTTCGCCCAGCTAAGCGATAG